The segment AGACTGTGAGATTAGCCCAGTCCAGATTCGCAAGTACACAGAAAAGTTTATTTGCTTCATGAAAGGACGTTTTGATAACCTTTTTGGCAAAATGGAGCAGCTCTTCTTACAGTTGATTTTGCGGATTCCTCCAAACGTCTTGCTTCCAGAAGATAAATCTCAGGAGACACACTCTTACAAGGAGGAAGAATTCCACTTTCTCCAAAAAGAAACTGAACAGTTACAGAAGAAGTATAAGACTGAATTTTGCACTAAGCAGGCCCTTCTTGCAGAATTAGAAGAGCAAAAAATCGTTCAGGCCAAACTCAAACAGACATTGTCTCTGTTTGATGAACTTGAAAATGTTGGCAGAGACCATGGGGCTAGTGATTTTAGGGAGGGCTTGGTGTTCCTGATCCAGAACTCTGGAAAACTCCGGAATATCGGAAAGAATGTGGAAAAGGAAAGCAAACGATTgaaaatatcttgattttttaataggaaaaggagtttctCAGAAGGTGGACTGGTACAGGATTTATATCGATGATATTCTTAATCCTAGTGAACTGCATATTTTGGGGATGGTTTCTTTTTTCACGCTTTCTTATATTCCACATCCTCCTGTTTTAGTCCACTCTCCTGAAGCATCTGTGTTTTATGTTGAACTAATCTTTGAAGCATCTGTGCTTAGAGGTCTGTAATGGGTGGAAAGAGATTCTTGGTTCATTAAGAACCCATttggggacatgactgaagaagtTAAGCTTTCCCTGGCCATTCAAAGATATTTGTAAAAGTTTTACCTTGGTCATCAGTCCTTTAAAACCTTGACCTTTTTGACTTACTCTTTGGATGAAATGAAATGACACCAAGGTTAAGTGGGTGTCTTCTTTATTAACCAGCCACCATATTGTGGGACAGCCAACACAGACTGCTAGTTTTTGCCCAGCAAGTTTTCTTCTTACATGAGGAAGTTAATAACTAGCTGAAAGAAGCAAGTAGCAGAAAAAACAACCATGacctttagaaagaagaaagaagttgtTTGTTTCCAAGATAAATCCTTGATGATGTTAAAGAGTTTAATGTCTTAGAGCCCAGCAATGGAAGACATGGGACAAAAAATGAAGCATCTTACTGGCATAGAAAAGGAAGCCTGGAACATACTGAATTGCAAAGATTATAAAAACTGACTATTAGGTATATgtaccattttgtgtgtgtgtgtgtgtgtgtgtgtggtcataTTTCAGTTAGTTTTGGATTCTGTCTTGAACCTAATATTTAATTAACTTCTTTATTCACAGTCATAGAAACTCTGAGTGATAAATTTTAGCTGTATTTTGTGCTTAAATTCGATGGAACTTAATATTTCCTTTTGTAACTAATCCATGTAAAATGTTAGATCACCCatggaaaggagagaaatggcaaTAGCCGCTCCTAAGGTATTACTTGGCTTCCATGTCTTCCTAAAGAAGAGAATTTAAAGTTTCTCCTTTATATAGAAGTGTAACTCAGGCTATTCATATTTGCAATTAAATATTCATcagtatataaaaaaataaaagcagcaagggaaaaatcagctaataacatacaagggaatccaCATAAGGTTAACAGCTGAACTTTCAacagaaattctgcaggcaagagtggagtggcagaatatatttaaagtaatgaaagagaaaaacctacaaccaacaAAATTCGGTACCACCAGATGagctttcggagaaggcaatgtcgctccactccaatactcttgcctggaaaatcccagggacgggggagcctggtgggctgccatctatggggtcacacagagtcagacacaactgaagtgacttagaagcagcagaccagctttgcaacaaatgctaaaggaacttctctagtcaggaaatacaagagaaggaaaaggcttataaaaacaataaaaatggtgataggaatataaatattgataattaccttaaatgtaaatggattaaatattcaaaccaaaagacacagaatggctccatggatacaaaaataagatctGTATATACGCTATCTGTGAGACCTATTTCAGacccagggacacacacagatTGAAAAtgaggggagagaaaaagatattccatgcaaatggaagtcaaaagaaagttggagtaaCAATACTTTTATCAGactaaatagactttaaaataaagactgttaaaatagacaaagaaaggacactacataatgatcaagggatcaatccaagaagatattaaaattctaaataattatggacccaacataggagcacctcaatacataagctaagttatatccgactctgcttgaccccatagaaggcaacccaccaggcttccccatccctgggattttccaggcaagaacactggagtgagttgccatttccttctctaatgcaggaaagtgaaaagtgaaagggaagtcactcagtcatgtccgactcctcgcgaccccatggactgcagtctaccaggctcctccttccatgggattttccaggcaagagtactggagtggggtgccatcgccttctctgacctCAATACATACGGTAAAGGATAATATGTaataataacatatatacatatgaatgtatataataataatgtatacaataacactaataataataaaacaaatccaTAAAAGGGGAAACCAACAGCAACACAATAGTGGATGAGTTTAACACCCAACTTGGGCCAATGGAAATGtcctccagacagaaaattattaaagaaacagaagttgCAAATAATAcaagacttaattgatatttgagtagacttaattgatatttaagtAGACTTAATTGATCTTTACAATATACTTCGTATAGAAGTAGCAAAACATGCTTTCTTCTTGAGAGCACGTAAAACTTACTTCAGGACAGATTACATCATGGGTCACATAAAAAAATCCTTGAAATTTAAGATAATTGAAATCATCTCAGGGATCTTTTCTGGCCACAAAGCTATGAGGTTAGATATCAGTTACTGTGGGAAAAATAAACCTTAATGatcacaaacacatggaggctataCAGTGTGCTACTAAATAAGCaagagatcactgaagaaatcaaagagaaaattttaaaaaaaaaaaaaaaacctagagacAAATCACAGTGAAAACATGATGAACCAAAATGCAtgggatgcagtaaaagcagctctaagaggaaagttaatagcaatacaatcctacttcAAGAGGCAAGAAAtatctcaaataaataacctaacattATAGCTAAAgcaatttgagaaagaaaaacaaaaacccagttaGGAGAAGGAACAAAATCGTAAAGaccagagggtgggatgatttgggagaatggcattgaaacatgtatactatcatgtaagaaatgaattacCTGTCTATGTCTGATgcgggatacaggatgcttgggactggtgcatggggatgacccagagagatgttatgaggagggaggtgggaggggggttcatgtttgggaacacatgtacacccgtgatggattcttgtcaatgtatggcaaaaccaatacagtattgtaaagtaaaataaagtataaataaaaatttaagaaaagataaaagaaatgaaggaaacaatagcaaagatcaataaaactaacagctggttttttgagaagataagcaaaatttaTTAACTGTTACCAGGCTTatcaagaaaacaagagagaagaCTCATATCAATcaaattaggaataaaaaaaggaaaattttcagctaataccacagaaatgcaaaggatcataagagactactagaagcaactatatgtcaataaaatggacaacttagaagaaatgggcaaattcttagaaaagtataactttccaagaCTAAACCAGAAGAAAACAGAACCTATGAATAGATCAGTCATAAGTACTAAAATTGAAATGGGGATCAAAATCTTCCAACAAGCAAAAGTTCAGGGCCATGTGCCTTCAAAggtaaattctatcaaatatttagaaaaaaaactaGCATCTCTTGTTTTCAAACTCATCCAAAAAATTTTCCAAAGACAGAACACTCCCAAACTTATTCTATAAGCCCACCATCACCTTGACACCAAAATGAGACAaagacagcacacacacaaaaaaataataatacaggacaatattactgatgaaaataaatttaaaaatcctcaacaaaattgtaGCAAGCATAGTCCAAAAACACATAAGAAGGATCATGCATCATCATCAAGTTgtgtttatcccagggatgcaggcaTTCTTCAAAATCCACAAATCAGTCAACATGATATACCAtgttaacaaactgaaaataaaaaccatacgaCCATCTcattagatgcagaaaaagcttttgacaaaattccacacccatttataataaaaactctgtGGAAATGGACATcaagggaacctacctcaacataataaatgccatatatgacaaactcacaatCAACactattctcagtggtgaaaacctgaaagcatttcctctaagatcaggaatgagacaaagatgttcactcttgctactATTGTTCAATGTAGTGTTGGATGTCCTAGACATgacaataagagaagaaaaagaaatgtaatggattcaaatttgaaaagaagatgtaaaactgtCAGTTTGCAGATGTCATGATCGTATACTTAGAAAAGCCTAGATGTGCCACCAGAAAATTTATAGaggtaatcaatgaatttagtaaagttgcaggatacaagagtAATGCACAAGAATCTCTTGCATTCATATAcactaacaaagaaaaatcataaattggaattaaggaaacaattctacttagcattgcaacaaaaagaatagaatacCTTTGAATAAACTTTCCTAAAGAGACAGAAGACCTGTAtgttgaaaactataagacactaatgaaagaaatcaaggatgacacaaacagatggagagatatattgtgattttggattggaagaatcaatattgtgaaatgaCTACTACTgaaagcagtctacagattcaatgcaatctgtaTCAGCTAACCAAAggcgtttttcacagaactagaacaaaatttttacaatttgtgtggaaatgtgAAAGATCCAAAATAGACAAGGCtatcttgagaaaaaaatttaaaaaaaacagagctggagaaatcaggtTCTCTGACTTAaggctatactacaaagatagtcatcaagacatggtactggcacaataTCAGAAATAGAGATTAATGaaacaggacagaaagcccagagacaaactGACACACCTAATGGGCACTTGATATTTgccaaaggaggcaaaaatgtaCAAGAGCTAAAAGGTAGTCTCTTTAATAAATAGTGCTCAGAAAACTGGACaggtacatgtaaaagaatgatatTAAAACACTTCTTAATGCAAGTaggaaaatgaactcaaaatgcactaaatacctaaatataatgccaaagaatgaaactcttagaggaaaacatagaacagtCTTTGAGATACAAATATCTAACataatcacagcaagatcctctttgacccccacccccttctagagtaatggaaattaagataaaataaacaaaggggtcctaattaaatttaaaagctttttgcaCTGAAAAGTaagccataaacaaaacaaacaaacaaacagccctcagaatgggagaaaatatttgcaaatgaagtaactgacaaaacattaatcttttaaatatattaaaaaaaactcatgTAGTTcaatatcaaataaacaacccaataaaaaatgagTGAgtgacctaaatagatatttctccaaagaaaacatatagatgaccaacaaatacataaaaaggtgcccaacatcactaattactagagaaatgcaaatcaaaagcacaatgagataccacctcacactggttagaatggccatcattaaaaagtctataagcaataaatgctggagagagtgtggagagaagagaacgtcctacactgttggtggcaatataaatttgtttaaaaaactaaaaatagagctaccatatgatgcagcaatctcattcctgggcatatatccagagaaaaccataatttgagaaGATGCATGCAcccaacctaaatgttcatcaacagaggaatagatgaagaagatgtagtacatatatacagtgcGACACTGCTCAAGCATAAGAATGAATGAAGtgatgccacttgcagcaacgtGAATGGACTTGGAGATTGTGGTATTgaatgaagtaagttagacagaAAGACAACATTTATATGATagtgcttatatgtggaatcgtaagggtacaaatgaacttacttacaaaatggaaacagagtaccaaatttagaaaacaaatgtatggttaccagggggcAACTGGGGGAGGGATAACTTGGGAGATTGGCATTGACctgtacacactattatatataaaatagataactaataagagccTACTtaatagcacagggaatttttaaatactttgtaaTGACCAAAATGGGAATATAATCTAAacaagagtggatatatgtgtatatataactaactcactttgctgtatagcagaaactgacaaaacattgtaaatcaactatactccaaaaaaaaaaattaatttaaaaagaacacatattgTCTAACCTAAGTAAATCTCAAGGATTTCACATGTagtcaaagaaaatattattaatacgATATCTCACATGTGTTTTTAAATCCATATGTACTTACTCTATAGTTACAGGACATCTCATTTTGAATAAATATCAAGTTATATTTGGAAATACTTGATATGAGTTTATATTTCATAAAAGTTATATTAGAAAAAGTAGATCCTTACTCCTGGATTGTAAACATACTTAGAAATTTTCCAATAACTGAATTGAGTGTAATGACTTTCTTGAATCTCCCCAGGACCCATCAATTGTATGTGTTTGGTCAATATGTGTCAAGTTCAGTGTGAGGTTCACAGGCGACTCTCCCAGGACTCCACTGACATCAGAGGAGGACCAGTGGCACAACCTGAAAGTTCTCCAGATTCAGTGTTTCCTGGAAGTCAGGTATAGCTGGCTGGCTTGTGGGCTTGGCAGTTGATTGGGTGACAGGACCAAATCTATTTTAGAACAGGACAACTCAAGGTGACACAGACAGTGAAGGCTTACAGGATTTCTCACTTTGTTAGAACATTTTATTCCATCATTAGATGATATTAGATGATATCATTTAGATGATATTGCAGAAAACACACCTTGACCACATAATGGTCGTGATAGCTGTAAAATCACATCTAACATCTTTATACAAAGGAAATAGTCCAGTGCTTAATCATTTGTTCATGTTGAAGCTTTAAAGCATTGATGTTTTCCCAAAGCCTTGTGCTAAGGAATAGGAGCCCAAGGCTGAGCTGTTTTTGCTTCTGCTCCGGAGGCAGAATCAATAAACAGACAATCATGGTAGAATATGCTAGAAGGTTTGATGGAGGGAATCAGAGAAGTGAGGCTTCCAGTTACAGCTGTGTAGGGAGGAAAATATGGAGAAATTGTCTTGGAGAAAGTAACCTATGATGAGACTGTTGATGAAACAGAAGCTCTGAAGTCTCAGGTAAAAGAGTTGAGGGGAGGCGGGTCCTGGGAGTCATGAACTCCATTTCCCACCTCCTTCAAGTGGCAGTTATGCATCAGTTGTTTGAACTGGGTACTTTTtgattcacaaaataaaaattaaaaaaaaaaaaaaaaacatagagaGTTTGTGGCAAGAAGTGCTGCATCTGGAGttgtaagaaaactgaaaaccatTAAGTGGCCAGAGCCAGAGAGGGTTAACAAATGGAGAGAGGTCTAGGGACTGGTAGTGATAGACCTTGCTTTCCATTTTCCAAAACTGGGGGAAATGTTAGTAGTGGTTGGATTGAGAGCCCTGCTGAGGGTTTGGCATCTCAGGTTTCCTGCCTATCTAGCAGCCTCCTGTCTTCTACCCTTCGAGACAGGATTCTGGCCTTCAGATGAACACTGAttggttttataatttaaaaaattaaattactccACAAATAATTCATTACAAATTCTGtgcccatgaacagtattaatAGTGATTAAGAAACCAGTGCTCTCAGATTCAATTAGCAAAACTGCAAGTATTCACAGAGGCTTATACTGGAAAACTGGGGAAAACATGCAGGTGTGCAAATGTGACCTACCTGCTGCAGAAGAGCTTGAAAAATGCCTCCCCTTCAGCAAGTGCTTTCCTtgtattgccattttctttttgggTGACAAATGCAGCTGATGATGAGGCCAGTTGAACTTTAGGCTTGGACTCAGACTCTTAAGTCAGAATTCCCAGACTTGCCTGTTGAATTACTGCTTGTGAATTTATAGATTCCTCAGCCCCACTTCTGGTGACTCAAGTTCAAGGAGTTTAGATATGGGACTTAGAAATCTATAGCTTAAAAAGTAACTCATATGACTCTTGTCATAAGACAAGTTTGGGGAATGTGCTCCAAGTAAAAACTGGAGCTGATCATGGCTGTGAAATGCCATCTGTGGGGATGGATGATAATGGGACATGGGGATGCCATTTACTAGTCCTTTCTGGGTTGTTTTTGCCAGAAATAATgtagaaaaatgaataagtaGTAGTTTAATCCAGTAAACATGAAAACAAGAAGAAGGCATCATGACTTGCTAATTAATTCTCTCTCCTTTATATAAATTAGAGAAAACAAATAGCTTTGGGAATGTAATCATAGAAACCCAACCTGGATTTCTGGAACATTCTTGGTATTCTTGTAACTAAAACCTTCTTTGACAAGAAAACAGGAGAGTCTGTGACTTAAATGTCTTCCTGGCTCATAGAATAtttaggacaaaaaaaaaaaaaattggagagaaTGGAGTTTAATACCTTCATAGTGTGGATGAAAGTCTGCTGACTCAGTGAGATGAGGCACCTGCCCAAGATCACTCAAGTGATGAAGTGAGCTATCTAAAGACAGGAGAAGTGACACAATGTTTCCTGAATCTTGGCTTCTGGCTTCCAGTGTCTGCTTCTGGCACAACGATAGCCTCTAAGACACTCTCATTATATGGATACAATATGCTAGAGagcagggaaagaaggaagagctgcaatttgtttcaataaatattaaataagaacCTAACATATTAGAGGAATTTGGTGGCATGGtagatatgttgttgtttagttagtaAATCATCTcctaatctttgtgaccccatgaactgcagcacaacaggctcccctgtcattcAAAAtcccctagagtttgctcaaattcatgtccactgagttggtgattctatctaaccatctaattctctgccactctcttctacttttgccttcagtctttcccagcatcagggtcttcatctgttcatgtcaggtggccaaatgatgggagcttcagcttcagcatcagtccttccaatgaatgtgaaagtgcaagtctccagtcgtgtctgactctttgtgaccccatagattatacagtccatgaaattcaccaggccagaatacttgagtgcgtagccatttccttctccagggaatcttcccaacccagggatcaaacccaggtctcctgcattggaggcagattctttaccagatgagccaccagagaaccccttccaatgaatattcagtgttgatttccttcagaattgattggtttgatccccttacagtccaagggactctcaagagtcatccccagcaccgcaatttgaaagcatcaattcttcagctctcagccttctttatggtccaactctcacatctgtatatgactactgtaaaaaccatagctttgactatatgggacTTTGTCATCAaaatgatgtctcttctttttaatgtgctttctaGGCATGACAGATATACAGATGCATAAAATAAGACTGTTGTCCTTTAGATCACAAAGGCATGTAAATGAATAACAAATATAGTGGGACAGACGCTAAGCAGAAATGTATGTAGAACAGTGGTAACTCCagagaggaagaaacaaactTCTTGAGAAATCAGAAAATGTCAGAGGGCTTTGAGTCAGAAGTTAAAGTTCATCATCCTGATGGAAGAAATAGCACATCTGGCAGAA is part of the Budorcas taxicolor isolate Tak-1 chromosome 19, Takin1.1, whole genome shotgun sequence genome and harbors:
- the LOC128064841 gene encoding protein MIS12 homolog, producing MSVDPMTYKAQFFGFTPQTCMLRIYIAFQDYLFEVMQDVEQVILKKLDGIPDCEISPVQIRKYTEKFICFMKGRFDNLFGKMEQLFLQLILRIPPNVLLPEDKSQETHSYKEEEFHFLQKETEQLQKKYKTEFCTKQALLAELEEQKIVQAKLKQTLSLFDELENVGRDHGASDFREGLVFLIQNSGKLRNIGKNVEKESKRLKIS